GGAAGGGCTGACTGTTATTGACCCTTCAACTTCAGACCTGGCAGATGGGTATGCCCGGGAATTTTTTGACCTGAGAAAACATAAGGGTCTGACCCTGGACGCAGCACGAGAACAGATAAAAGATAATTTGAAATGGGGCGCTATGATGGTCCGCAAAGGCGATGCTGATGCGATGGTAGCCGGAGCAGACAATCCCACAGGAAAGGTTTTAGTCGCAGGTTTCACCATTATTAAAACCGCCCCCGGAGTGACCTCCGCCTCGTCCTGTTTTGTCATGGATTTTCCTGACAAGAAATGGGGTAAAGACGGCCTCATGATATTCTCCGACTGTGCAACCATACCCGATCCCACTGTTGAACAGCTGGCAGAAATCACCCTTCAGTCTTCGGTTTCCTGTCAGACATTCCTCCAGACAGAACCCCTGACAGCCATGCTTTCCTTCTCTACTAAAGGATCTGCATCCCATCCCAATGTGGACAAGGTAACAGAGGCTCTCAAATTAGTGATAAAAAAGGCTCCTGATCTGAAGGTAGATGGTGAAATGCAGCTGGACGCGGCGATCGTGGAAAGTGTTGGAGCCAAAAAGGCACCCGGCTCTCCGGTTGCAGGAAAAGCCAATACTCTCATATTCCCCGATCTGCAATCCGGTAATATTGGATACAAACTGGCTCAGAGATTTGGAAATGCCGGGGCATATGGTCCTTTCCTGCAGGGATTTGCAAAGCCGATTTCCGATCTGTCCAGAGGCTGTTCAGTGGAAGATATTGTCAACACCATTGCTGTGACCATGACCCAGGTTGAAGGTTAGAGAATGTCTATGGATGTCATAATCATGGGATACGGGCGTATGGGCCGGGAAGTTGAAAAGATTCTTCTTGAAAGAGGACATCGCATAGTCTCCAGGGTTGATCCAGGTGGATTCGGTAATGAACTGGAACCCTCTGAGGAATCACTGGAAGCGGCAGATGCAGTCATCGAGTTTGCTTTACCTGGGGGCATTGAAAAAAGCGCAGCTCTTTTCAGTCAGTATGACCTGAAGGTTGTTGTCGGCACCACAGGGTGGGCGGATAAAAAAGAAGCTGTTTTAAAACCTTTTAAGAGCGGGAAAGGGGCCTATCTCTATGGTTCCAATTTCTCAATCGGTGCAAATCTGTTTTTCAAATTAACCATTGCGGCTTCGAAAATGATTAACAAAGTGGATGATTATGATGTCATGCTCACCGAATATCATCATAACAAAAAAGTGGATACCCCTTCGGGGACGGCTCTATCAGCCGCTCATCTGGTTCTGGATAACCTGGACCGTAAAACGGAAATTCTCTCTGGTAATCCACAGGGTGCCATCAAAGACGAGCAGCTTCATGTGGCCTCCGTCCGGGGAGGATCTATTCCGGGAATTCATACCCTGACTCTGGACTCTCCTGCGGATAGTCTAGAAATAAGCCATACTGCCAGAAACAGAAGTGGTTTTGCGCTGGGTGCTGTGATGGCCGCCGAATGGCTGATGAAGAAAGAATCAGGAATTTATACAGTGGATGATTTTATCAGTGATCTGCTTGACCCTTAGGCCTAAACGAGGAATCACCAGAGCAATGTTATTGCTCTGGTAGCATATGAAAAATAAGGGTCCATAAGGCCACAAAGAGTGGCAAAAAATTAAGGAGACAAGAGATGTTTACAGGTGTATTTACGGCGTTAGTGACCCCCTTCAATGAAAAGAAAGAAATCGACAGAGATTGCCTGAAAAAAATAGTGCAGTTTCAGCTGAGCAAGGGAATCTCCGGTCTGGTTCCCGTGGGGACCACTGGAGAGAGTCCCACAGTATCCCATGAAGAAAACATGGATGTCATTGAGATTGTCGTCAAGGAAGTGAACGGGAAAGTCCCGGTCATAGCTGGAACAGGATCAAACTCAACGGATGAAGCAATTAGAATGACTAAAATTGCCAAACATATCGGTGCCGATGCCAGTCTCCAGGTGGCTCCCTACTACAATAAACCGACCCAGGAAGGATTGTATCAGCACTTCATGACCATTGCTGATGCCGTAGATCTCCCCATGATGATCTATAATGTGCAGGGCCGTAGTGCTGTAAATATCAATACAGATACACTCATGCGCTTGGCCAAACACGAAAACATTGTAGCCGTCAAGGAAGCCAGCGGAGACCTGAACCAGATGATGGAGGTTATCCGCCGGAAGCCTGCCGATTTTGACGTTCTCTCCGGGGATGACAACCTGGCGTTACCGCTGATTCTGCTGGGTGGAACCGGTGTTGTCTCTGTTACCAGCAATATTATTCCAAAATGGATGGAAGAAATGGTTCAGGCAGCCCGGAAAGGCGATCTGGATAAGGCAAAAAGAATTCATTATGAACTTCTGCCCCTCTTTCAAACCATGTTTATAGAAACAAATCCCATTCCTGTGAAAACGGCCATGGCCGCCATGGGACTGTTGGAAGAAGTGTTCCGCCTGCCTCTTTGTCAGGCTGCGGAAAGCAGTAAGACTATAATCAGAGAAGTATTAAAGAGTCAGGGCCTGATCTAAAAAAACTGGAATTTTGATTTTATTGAGAGCGGCTTTCCTTAAGGGAAGCCGCTTTTTTATACACAGCCAGGGATGATCCATCCTCTGAAACAAGCTCCCAACCACTCCTCTCACCCAAGATACGCAGTGACCTCGGATTATAGAAGCGGATGTGTGTGGGGTCTTCCTTGTACCACCATTGCTCAAAATCCTTCCCCCCTTCTGAATCAAAGACAGAAAAAGTCAGGAATTGGGTCTTCAAGGACAGAACAGTCCCCTCTGAAGCCAGTGAACAAAGTTTTCTGAAGGAAGAAAGGGGATTGCTTATATGCTCTAATACCTCGCAGAGAAGGATGAGGCTGAAATCATGCTCTCCTGGCCATTGGGGAGCAAAAAAGGGATCATAGGAAACCACCGGATACCCTTGTTCTTTCAGCAAATCACTCAGGACAGGATGGGGGCCGCTTCCAAAATCAAGGATTCTACCGTCTTTATACCAGGGAAGGACAGAACTATGAATAAAAGAGTGCAGCCATTTCCTGTACCCCTCATCTGCGGGATCATTGCGGTGTAGTTCATAACGAGTCCGTTCCTCCTCTGCCGAGGGAAGTGTCATTTCTTCCTGATAAATCAGGGTACACTCCAGACAGAGAAGAAAGGGACGGTTTTTATGAGAAATCTGATAATAGGGAGACCCTGGTACAGAACAGATGGGACAGAGGGAGAAGGTCACAGGCCTGGCAGCCTGTCAGACTTAATCATTATTGTTCTATTTTTGATCTTTTTCATCTTTTCTTTCCGGATCTTTGTCGGCCAGACGGTCTGCCAGAGAAACGAACTGGCTGACTTTAATCCTCTCAGGTCTCCAGCCCAGATCAATCCCCTCCTCTTCAAATACCTGATGGAGCACATCTTGTCCAAAACGGGCAAAGCGCTGCCCCGCCATGGCATTCAGATTATTCCGGATTGTTTTTCTTCTTGATACATAAATATCACGAATCAGAATCTGAAATAATTTACGGTCCTTCATATTCTGGTACTTGCCATGAGGCGTCAACAGAACAATTCTGGAAGAAACACGGGGAACCGGATAAAAAGATCCCGGATTGAGAACACCGCAGTCTTTTATATCAAAGGCAGACTGGCAGAGTATGGAGAAGGAGGAATAATTCTTCTGTCCTTCAGTAGCGGTCATTCTGTCGCCCATTTCACTTTGAACTGTCAGAACAAGGCGGGATGGCAGTATATTGTGTTCGACAAAGGACGCGATAATGGCCGATGCCGCATTATAGGGAAGATTCCCCAAGACCTTATCGGGAATTCCATGATTTTCATATTCGGCCTGCCAGGTTTTAACAACATCACCAGTGACAATACGAAAACGATCAAATTCTATCATCGCCCGGGTCAGATATTCTACAAATCCGGGGTCTATTTCAAAAACGGTAAAATCAACAGGATAAGAGGCAGCCAATTTTGTCATGGCTCCCAGTCCTGGACCGATCTCCCAGAGCTTGTCATTATCCTGCAATTCCAGCAGTCTGATGATCTTCTCCCGAGCTCCTTTATTAATAAGAAAGTTCTGTCCCCAGCGTTTGCGGGGCCCCAGTCCCATCAGATCTAGAAGAGCCTTTATCTCGGATACCGAATTGTAGTTCAAATCCAGATTTTCTTTTTCCACGCAACCCTCCAGGTCTGTACATCAGTCCTAATAATAGCGGAAAGAGAAGGATCAGGAAAAGCCCCGCATTTCCTTCCTGCAGGGCAAAGGAAGGAATTCTTCTGAATAATGAGGCACTGGAAACGAGAAGGGCTTCTAAAATCCGGCATACCTGCCTCGGTATAAATGTTAGAAACAAGGATTCAGGAAGAAGGAGCAGCACAATCCCGCTGTAGAGATAAAGCGTCACCAGGGGTGTCAAAACGAGGGAAGCAGGAATACCGGCGGGGTACCAGAGTCCAAAGGTGGAAAGGACCAGGGGGATAGTCCAGAGCTGTGCAGCCAGTGAAGCACTCAGGGCCATCGAGAGATATGAGCCTGTCCATCGGTTGAGAATGCTGTGAATGAGGGGCCCCGTGGTGAGGATGCCCCACAGCGCCAGATAGGAGAGACGGGCCGAAAGGCTGTGAAGGGTCACAGGGGCCCAGAAACCGGTTATAAGATAACTGCAGATCAGGATCAGTTTCAGGTCCACCTTCCGGTATGAAAGTTTCCCGGCCACCAGAAGCAGATACATCAGAACGGACCGTACCAGGGACGGTTTAAGGCCCGCTAGATAGAGATAGACCAGAAGCCCTGAAGCGGCGGCCAAAAGAGCGCCTCTGTATCCGAGAGGAAGACGAAAAAGTCCGAATAGAAGCAAGGCAACCAAACCGGAATGAAATCCGGAAAGGGCAATAATGTGGGCTGTGCCGGTTTCACGAAAAAGGGAATTTCCGGCATCCATATCGGGATGTTTCAATCCCAGAACCAATGCCGGTAAAAGGGTCTCCGATAAATCACCTAGATCTTCTGCCACCCTGCGAACCCGCCTGAGAACAACAGCCCGCCACTGCCCCGGCCTGGAGCAGCTGTACTCATCAAGAGATGAAGCGATGAAATAATAAGGATCAAAGGAAGAAGATCCTGATTCTAATAAAAGACCCTGAAGAGAGAGCTGATCGCCCCGTAGCCAGCGGCGTGATCCGAATGACTGATGAGCAGGAAGGGATGCGGAAAGGGTGCCCGATGCCTCTCCATGCTGACCTTCCCTCGATTCTACCGAAACCAGACTCAGCGAAAGGCGGAGATTTCCACGGCGATCCCAGGAGGGCTCCTGATTCAGACGCCCCTGAATCCTGGAGATTCTGTGCGGCTGGAATGGCAGGGAAAGGGTTGAACCACTGGTATACTGATAGTGGGACACAACAAGATAGAAGAGGAACACTAAAAGGAGAACCAGCCCCTTCTTTCCGAAAAGAAGGCAGAATCCCCCCCAGAAAATGAGAGGAATATAAGTGTAGTAAGGAAGCTCAAGGGGCTGAAAGAGGGTGTATATGACAGCCAGATAAAGTGTCATTTTTACAATAAGATCTGGAGTGGTATAACCAAGTGTTGATTCCATGGCCTATTAACGGATCAGATACAATTTTTGATTTAAAAAAACCCGGAAAAGAACTCCCGGGTATACAAATTATTGCAATTCTGTCTGTGCCTGCTTAGCCAGCCGGACAATGGCCGGTGTATAATTGGAAAATTGAACTTCCCTAAGAGCGGCATTTCCACGGCTGTTACCGGACATACCGATGGATTTGATGATCTGTTTGATATATTCAAGCTGATCCCGACTGGCTTCGATACCGTCGGATTGTCTTCTGTTGAAGTAAGACAGTTTCTCTGACAGGACATCCACAGCAGCATCTGACCCGATCACACCAAGAGCAAAGTAGGAGTAAATGATTTCATTGCCGTCTTTTGCTAATTCGACCGTTTTCTTTAGAAAAGGAACTGCCGCATCATCTTTGGATTCATTTTCAATCAGGATTTTTATGGCTTCTACCCGGAGCTTTGACAGATCGTCCAACTGTTTTTTATCACTGGTCTGATACTTATGCCCCTCTTCGAGGGCCAGTATGGCCACCTTGTCCTTATTTTCGACGGAAGCCGAGGAGTCTTTTTCAACCTGAAGAGCGATTTTTTTGGTCTTGAAATCAGCATCAATCATGATTTTCATGACAGGTTCGGTCGGATCTTCGGATATGGCTTTCAATGACTCCAGAGCCAGGTTTTTCGTCCTTCTGGAATACCATCCGGTAGCCGCATAGAAAACAGGTTCAAAACCGAGGGGATCTCTCATTTTCTGCAGTGCAAGAACACAACCATATGCCTCAATCTCGGCATTTGTTCTATTATCCTGCTGAGTGTTCAAATTAAGATTCCTCAATATGGTAGCGATCTCCGGAGCGTATCCAATGGCTCTCATTTCTCCCAGAGCGATTAATGCATCTGCCTTGAGAAGTGAATTGTCCCCGGGATGATTGACAACAAACCAGACTAGATCCTCGGCATCCCTTGTCTTGAGGGTTCCCAGAGCCTTGACAATCATACTGCTTATATCCACCCATTTCATCATGAGTGCCCGGTCACCACGAAATTTTTCCTGGTTATTAATCATCTCTTCCAGGGCTTCAATCAATATAGGTTCTACCCCTCGATCATTGAGCTTTACTATATTCTGAAGCACCATTTCTTTCTGCTCAATAGAACTGGACCGTCGGTATAATCGGGTCCAGACTTCGGCGGAGTCGGAAAAAACAGGAAGAACTGAAATTAAAAAAAACAGAAATGCAGTGAATACGGTTATTTTTTTGATCATGGGACCTCCTACTGCAGCACAGTTCTTTCAACAGAAAAAACTACATATTCTTTTTCAATGATGTCGATGACATCTCCATAACGGTTCTTTGTCGTTTCTTCGATTATATTTCCGGCTCCGTCGTAAGCAAATTCAATAGTCCTGATCAGGGTATT
This portion of the Oceanispirochaeta sp. genome encodes:
- the pta gene encoding phosphate acetyltransferase, with product MSFVENMKAKAVKMQKKLVLPEGTEPRTMAAARIIKDENIISEVFLIGDDAAIRSVAEGEGISLEGLTVIDPSTSDLADGYAREFFDLRKHKGLTLDAAREQIKDNLKWGAMMVRKGDADAMVAGADNPTGKVLVAGFTIIKTAPGVTSASSCFVMDFPDKKWGKDGLMIFSDCATIPDPTVEQLAEITLQSSVSCQTFLQTEPLTAMLSFSTKGSASHPNVDKVTEALKLVIKKAPDLKVDGEMQLDAAIVESVGAKKAPGSPVAGKANTLIFPDLQSGNIGYKLAQRFGNAGAYGPFLQGFAKPISDLSRGCSVEDIVNTIAVTMTQVEG
- the dapB gene encoding 4-hydroxy-tetrahydrodipicolinate reductase, with product MDVIIMGYGRMGREVEKILLERGHRIVSRVDPGGFGNELEPSEESLEAADAVIEFALPGGIEKSAALFSQYDLKVVVGTTGWADKKEAVLKPFKSGKGAYLYGSNFSIGANLFFKLTIAASKMINKVDDYDVMLTEYHHNKKVDTPSGTALSAAHLVLDNLDRKTEILSGNPQGAIKDEQLHVASVRGGSIPGIHTLTLDSPADSLEISHTARNRSGFALGAVMAAEWLMKKESGIYTVDDFISDLLDP
- the dapA gene encoding 4-hydroxy-tetrahydrodipicolinate synthase, with the translated sequence MFTGVFTALVTPFNEKKEIDRDCLKKIVQFQLSKGISGLVPVGTTGESPTVSHEENMDVIEIVVKEVNGKVPVIAGTGSNSTDEAIRMTKIAKHIGADASLQVAPYYNKPTQEGLYQHFMTIADAVDLPMMIYNVQGRSAVNINTDTLMRLAKHENIVAVKEASGDLNQMMEVIRRKPADFDVLSGDDNLALPLILLGGTGVVSVTSNIIPKWMEEMVQAARKGDLDKAKRIHYELLPLFQTMFIETNPIPVKTAMAAMGLLEEVFRLPLCQAAESSKTIIREVLKSQGLI
- a CDS encoding class I SAM-dependent methyltransferase; translation: MTFSLCPICSVPGSPYYQISHKNRPFLLCLECTLIYQEEMTLPSAEEERTRYELHRNDPADEGYRKWLHSFIHSSVLPWYKDGRILDFGSGPHPVLSDLLKEQGYPVVSYDPFFAPQWPGEHDFSLILLCEVLEHISNPLSSFRKLCSLASEGTVLSLKTQFLTFSVFDSEGGKDFEQWWYKEDPTHIRFYNPRSLRILGERSGWELVSEDGSSLAVYKKAASLKESRSQ
- the rsmA gene encoding 16S rRNA (adenine(1518)-N(6)/adenine(1519)-N(6))-dimethyltransferase RsmA, with amino-acid sequence MEKENLDLNYNSVSEIKALLDLMGLGPRKRWGQNFLINKGAREKIIRLLELQDNDKLWEIGPGLGAMTKLAASYPVDFTVFEIDPGFVEYLTRAMIEFDRFRIVTGDVVKTWQAEYENHGIPDKVLGNLPYNAASAIIASFVEHNILPSRLVLTVQSEMGDRMTATEGQKNYSSFSILCQSAFDIKDCGVLNPGSFYPVPRVSSRIVLLTPHGKYQNMKDRKLFQILIRDIYVSRRKTIRNNLNAMAGQRFARFGQDVLHQVFEEEGIDLGWRPERIKVSQFVSLADRLADKDPERKDEKDQK
- a CDS encoding ComEC/Rec2 family competence protein produces the protein MESTLGYTTPDLIVKMTLYLAVIYTLFQPLELPYYTYIPLIFWGGFCLLFGKKGLVLLLVFLFYLVVSHYQYTSGSTLSLPFQPHRISRIQGRLNQEPSWDRRGNLRLSLSLVSVESREGQHGEASGTLSASLPAHQSFGSRRWLRGDQLSLQGLLLESGSSSFDPYYFIASSLDEYSCSRPGQWRAVVLRRVRRVAEDLGDLSETLLPALVLGLKHPDMDAGNSLFRETGTAHIIALSGFHSGLVALLLFGLFRLPLGYRGALLAAASGLLVYLYLAGLKPSLVRSVLMYLLLVAGKLSYRKVDLKLILICSYLITGFWAPVTLHSLSARLSYLALWGILTTGPLIHSILNRWTGSYLSMALSASLAAQLWTIPLVLSTFGLWYPAGIPASLVLTPLVTLYLYSGIVLLLLPESLFLTFIPRQVCRILEALLVSSASLFRRIPSFALQEGNAGLFLILLFPLLLGLMYRPGGLRGKRKSGFELQFGIRDKGSSRSDGTGAPQTLGTELSY